The following coding sequences are from one Mycolicibacterium aichiense window:
- a CDS encoding fumarylacetoacetate hydrolase family protein produces MRLGRIASPDGVAFVSIEGDRGSEIVREIAEHPFGTPTFTGRTWPLADVRLLAPILASKVVCMGKNYAAHIAEMGGEAPEDPVIFLKPNTAIIGPGVPIQLPVNASPVHHEGELAVVIGRPCKDVPAARAAENILGYTIANDVSARDQQKADGQWMRAKGHDTFCPVGPWIVTDLDPSDLEIRTEVNGEVRQLSRTSMMIHDIGAIIEWISAVMTLLPGDLILTGTPEGVGPIENGDTVSISVEGIGTLSNPVIRKAN; encoded by the coding sequence ATGCGCCTGGGTCGAATCGCCAGCCCCGATGGGGTCGCCTTCGTCAGTATCGAAGGTGACCGTGGGAGCGAAATCGTTCGTGAGATCGCCGAACATCCGTTCGGCACGCCGACGTTCACCGGCCGGACCTGGCCGCTGGCCGATGTGCGCCTGCTGGCGCCGATCCTGGCCAGCAAGGTGGTGTGCATGGGCAAGAATTACGCGGCGCACATCGCGGAGATGGGCGGCGAGGCACCGGAAGATCCGGTGATCTTCCTCAAGCCCAACACCGCAATCATCGGCCCCGGTGTGCCAATTCAGTTGCCTGTCAATGCTTCACCGGTACACCATGAGGGCGAACTCGCCGTCGTGATCGGCCGGCCGTGTAAGGACGTCCCTGCCGCCCGTGCCGCCGAGAACATCCTCGGCTACACCATCGCCAACGACGTGTCCGCCCGCGATCAGCAGAAAGCGGACGGTCAGTGGATGCGTGCGAAGGGTCACGACACGTTCTGCCCCGTCGGCCCGTGGATCGTCACCGACCTCGATCCCTCCGATCTGGAGATCCGCACCGAGGTCAACGGCGAGGTGCGCCAACTGAGCCGGACTTCGATGATGATCCACGACATCGGCGCGATCATCGAGTGGATCTCGGCTGTGATGACGTTGCTGCCCGGTGATCTCATTCTCACCGGCACGCCCGAAGGCGTCGGTCCGATCGAGAACGGCGACACCGTCAGCATCAGCGTTGAGGGCATCGGAACGTTGTCCAATCCCGTGATCCGAAAGGCCAATTGA